In Geminocystis sp. NIES-3709, a single genomic region encodes these proteins:
- a CDS encoding UDP-N-acetylmuramoyl-L-alanyl-D-glutamate--2,6-diaminopimelate ligase: MLLHQLLSDLPNIQSIPDHDNLHQEVKGITTNSHACTTGDVFIGMPGTRVDGGEFWQSALKEGAIAAIISTEASKKILPTPQDCVIISDDIISVCADIACKYYNYPTQSLKMVGVTGTNGKTTTTHLIEFFLHQAQKTTALFGTLYARWQGYQKTATHTTPFSVDLQHQLAEAVTAGNEYAVMEVSSHALAQKRVKGCNFDVAVFTNLTQDHLDYHKDMDDYFSAKALLFSPDYLQGTAIVNYDDLYGQKLINSLKSEQVWTYSVSNSEADLYTSDLTYQADGVKGLLHTPQGSIEFTSPLVGQFNLANLLASVGAVLKLGISLEIITASLPNFIGVPGRMERVQAKPEQNISVIVDYAHTPDSLENLLKASRPFITGKMICVFGCGGDRDRTKRPIMGKIAAELADIAVVTSDNPRTENPEQILADVLAGIPHDIKPIVQVDRALAIKNAIEMAQEGDGVLIAGKGHEDYQILGTEKIHFDDREEARKVLQSL, from the coding sequence ATGTTATTACATCAACTATTGTCAGATTTACCAAATATCCAGTCTATTCCTGATCATGATAATTTACATCAAGAAGTAAAAGGTATTACTACTAATTCCCATGCTTGTACTACCGGGGATGTTTTTATCGGTATGCCGGGTACAAGAGTTGATGGTGGGGAATTTTGGCAAAGTGCATTAAAAGAAGGTGCGATCGCCGCTATAATTAGTACTGAGGCATCAAAAAAAATTCTTCCCACTCCTCAAGATTGCGTTATTATTTCCGATGATATAATTAGTGTTTGTGCTGATATTGCCTGTAAATATTATAATTATCCCACTCAGTCTTTAAAGATGGTAGGAGTTACAGGTACAAATGGCAAAACGACAACGACTCATTTAATCGAATTTTTCTTACATCAAGCTCAAAAAACAACGGCTTTATTCGGTACTTTATACGCCCGTTGGCAAGGTTATCAAAAAACAGCTACCCATACAACACCTTTTTCTGTGGATTTACAACATCAATTAGCAGAAGCGGTGACGGCAGGAAATGAATATGCAGTGATGGAAGTAAGCTCCCATGCTTTAGCCCAAAAACGGGTTAAAGGTTGCAATTTTGATGTAGCTGTATTTACTAATTTGACTCAAGATCATCTTGACTATCATAAAGATATGGATGATTATTTTTCCGCCAAAGCCTTGTTATTTAGCCCTGATTATTTGCAAGGAACAGCGATCGTCAACTATGATGATCTTTATGGTCAAAAATTGATTAATTCCCTTAAATCTGAGCAAGTCTGGACTTATAGCGTTAGTAATTCCGAGGCGGATTTATATACCAGTGATTTAACCTATCAAGCTGATGGGGTTAAGGGTTTATTGCATACTCCTCAAGGTTCGATCGAATTTACCTCTCCTTTGGTGGGACAATTTAACCTAGCCAACTTATTAGCTAGTGTTGGGGCTGTTTTAAAATTAGGAATAAGTTTAGAAATAATTACCGCTAGTTTGCCTAATTTTATCGGTGTACCGGGACGTATGGAAAGGGTACAAGCAAAACCAGAGCAAAATATTAGTGTCATTGTGGATTATGCCCACACTCCTGACAGTTTAGAGAATCTTCTCAAAGCGTCACGTCCTTTTATTACTGGTAAAATGATTTGTGTATTTGGTTGTGGAGGCGATCGAGATCGCACAAAACGCCCTATTATGGGTAAAATTGCCGCCGAATTAGCGGATATTGCTGTGGTGACATCGGATAATCCTCGTACAGAAAACCCTGAGCAAATTTTGGCAGACGTTTTGGCAGGGATTCCCCATGATATAAAACCCATTGTACAAGTCGATCGTGCCTTAGCCATAAAAAATGCCATCGAAATGGCACAAGAAGGCGATGGAGTATTAATTGCAGGGAAAGGACATGAAGACTATCAGATTTTAGGGACAGAAAAAATCCATTTTGACGATCGAGAAGAAGCCCGTAAAGTTTTACAATCCTTATAA
- a CDS encoding glutaredoxin family protein: MKLILYSKPGCHLCEGLEEKLNSVTDISLDIEIRDISTNNQWWELYQYEIPVLFIVKENQKFLIPRVSPRISVGQLTKILQKYLL, encoded by the coding sequence ATGAAACTCATTTTATATAGTAAACCCGGATGTCATTTGTGCGAAGGGTTAGAAGAAAAGTTAAACTCAGTTACTGACATCTCATTAGATATTGAAATTAGAGATATTAGCACGAATAATCAATGGTGGGAATTATATCAGTATGAAATTCCTGTTTTGTTTATTGTAAAAGAAAACCAAAAATTCTTGATCCCCCGTGTCTCCCCTCGCATTTCTGTGGGACAATTGACAAAAATTTTACAGAAATATTTGTTATAA
- a CDS encoding PleD family two-component system response regulator, producing MNILSAQLITYLQQELNRLYEQKATGELILSHGNISTTIFLLAGRLQYITDGMYRVRRWQRCISVHCPDWTPPTTIVNSQLWEYDFLYQGLSQKEITLNQAKSVIKAVAEECLSELALVPQIKAEWVDHDRVKSTFSYFLSLSLPEIHPVLTEIDKLHQQWHKNGLDKLRPSLAPNLLEKGKITINNVAQQKYLNGKFTIWDIALKLKQPMPKVAHSLITWQEKGLIEFKKIDDLPTPVQVVQQKKESHTTQKLPAVNSIEIESNLDTFDESNNSEKPYLIACIDDSAIVIHNLRTILVPAGFQVLSINEPMAGFGKLIEHKPDLILLDLNMPNANGYSICKFLRETPVFVDTPIIILTAQDSSIDRTRAKLVGANDFINKPPEAQALVALIHRYLKLSKKNLKNLATA from the coding sequence ATGAATATACTATCCGCCCAACTTATTACTTATCTTCAACAAGAGTTAAATCGTTTATATGAGCAAAAAGCCACTGGTGAGTTAATACTAAGTCATGGCAACATTTCTACTACCATTTTTTTATTGGCGGGGAGACTACAATATATAACAGACGGAATGTATCGAGTTAGACGTTGGCAACGTTGTATTTCAGTTCATTGTCCTGATTGGACTCCTCCCACTACTATAGTAAATAGTCAGCTTTGGGAGTATGATTTTTTATATCAAGGACTTAGTCAAAAAGAAATCACTCTTAATCAAGCAAAATCGGTAATTAAAGCCGTTGCTGAAGAATGTTTATCAGAATTAGCTTTAGTACCGCAAATTAAGGCAGAATGGGTTGATCACGATCGAGTTAAGTCAACATTTTCATATTTTTTGAGTTTATCATTACCTGAAATTCATCCTGTGTTAACAGAAATAGATAAACTTCATCAACAATGGCATAAAAATGGTTTAGATAAATTACGACCTAGTTTAGCACCAAATTTACTAGAAAAAGGAAAAATAACCATTAATAATGTTGCTCAACAAAAGTATTTGAATGGTAAATTTACTATCTGGGATATTGCGTTAAAGTTAAAACAACCGATGCCCAAAGTTGCTCATTCTTTAATTACTTGGCAAGAAAAAGGTTTAATTGAATTTAAAAAAATCGATGATTTACCTACTCCCGTTCAAGTAGTTCAACAGAAAAAAGAATCACATACAACACAAAAATTACCAGCAGTAAATTCTATTGAAATCGAGTCAAATCTTGATACATTTGATGAGTCTAATAATTCAGAAAAACCCTACTTAATTGCGTGTATTGATGACAGTGCGATCGTTATTCATAATTTAAGAACAATTCTTGTACCGGCAGGATTTCAAGTATTAAGTATTAATGAACCGATGGCTGGTTTTGGTAAACTTATTGAGCATAAACCGGACTTAATTTTATTAGATCTGAATATGCCTAATGCTAATGGTTATAGTATCTGTAAATTTTTACGAGAAACTCCTGTTTTTGTTGATACACCAATCATTATTTTAACCGCACAAGATAGTAGTATCGATCGTACTAGAGCTAAATTAGTCGGTGCTAATGATTTTATAAATAAACCTCCAGAAGCTCAAGCTCTAGTTGCTTTAATCCATCGTTATTTAAAGTTAAGTAAAAAAAATCTAAAGAATTTAGCTACAGCATAA